The following coding sequences are from one Streptomyces sp. NBC_01485 window:
- a CDS encoding SHOCT domain-containing protein yields the protein MNTLANWDGGPGPWILFFPLIWAAVVIGVVTLLRRTVWRGRRGPWNAAGDPRPTGDSPLAVLGRRFASGEIDEDEYWRRLSVLDEQFGRMGKGGGAA from the coding sequence ATGAACACCCTGGCGAACTGGGACGGCGGACCCGGCCCGTGGATCCTGTTCTTCCCGCTGATCTGGGCGGCCGTGGTGATCGGCGTCGTCACGCTCCTGCGCCGCACCGTGTGGCGCGGGCGCCGTGGCCCCTGGAACGCGGCCGGCGACCCCCGCCCCACCGGCGACTCGCCCCTCGCGGTCCTCGGCCGCCGCTTCGCCTCCGGCGAGATCGACGAGGACGAGTACTGGCGCCGGCTGTCCGTCCTGGACGAGCAGTTCGGCCGCATGGGCAAGGGCGGCGGTGCGGCATGA
- a CDS encoding NAD(P)-dependent oxidoreductase, with product MTEQLTVSVLGTGIMGAAMARNLARAGHTVRAWNRTRTKAEPLTADGVRVVDTPAEAVDGADVVLTMLYDGPATLEVMREAAPALRAGVAWVQSTTAGIDAIGDLAAFARAHDLVFFDAPVLGTRQPAEAGQLTVLAAGPQASRDAVAPVLDAVGARTVWTGEDGGAGSATRLKLVANSWVIAATAAAGEVLALSQSLDVDPNAFFELIAGGPLDMAYLKAKTGLILDDRLSPAQFAVTTAAKDARLIIEAGRANGVRLDVAAASAERLERAAAQGHGDEDMAAAYFASFDKNA from the coding sequence ATGACAGAGCAACTGACCGTGAGCGTCCTGGGAACCGGCATCATGGGCGCCGCGATGGCCCGCAACCTCGCCCGTGCCGGACACACCGTGCGCGCCTGGAACCGCACCCGCACCAAGGCCGAGCCGCTCACCGCGGACGGGGTGCGCGTCGTCGACACCCCCGCCGAGGCGGTCGACGGCGCGGACGTCGTCCTGACCATGCTCTACGACGGTCCGGCCACCCTGGAGGTCATGCGCGAGGCCGCTCCCGCGCTGCGCGCCGGCGTGGCCTGGGTGCAGTCGACGACCGCCGGGATCGACGCCATCGGCGACCTGGCCGCCTTCGCCCGAGCCCACGACCTGGTCTTCTTCGACGCGCCGGTGCTGGGCACCCGGCAGCCCGCCGAGGCCGGTCAGCTCACCGTGCTGGCGGCCGGCCCGCAGGCGAGCAGGGACGCGGTGGCGCCCGTCCTGGACGCAGTGGGCGCGCGGACGGTGTGGACCGGCGAGGACGGCGGCGCGGGCAGCGCCACCCGACTGAAACTGGTGGCCAACAGCTGGGTCATCGCGGCCACCGCCGCGGCCGGCGAGGTCCTCGCCCTGTCGCAGTCCCTGGACGTCGACCCGAACGCGTTCTTCGAACTGATCGCGGGCGGCCCCCTCGACATGGCGTACCTGAAGGCGAAGACGGGCCTGATCCTCGACGACCGGCTGTCGCCCGCCCAGTTCGCGGTGACGACGGCCGCGAAGGACGCGCGTCTGATCATCGAGGCGGGCCGCGCGAACGGCGTCCGCCTGGACGTGGCCGCCGCGAGCGCCGAACGTCTCGAACGGGCCGCCGCGCAGGGCCACGGCGACGAGGACATGGCCGCCGCCTACTTCGCCAGCTTCGACAAGAACGCCTGA
- a CDS encoding ROK family protein, translating into MSGKADPRPAGEGTTSRARLDRGRGALGPALELVHTGRAPTRAVLTAELGVTRATAGAVAAELAALGLIRVDARPGAAAGSQGRPSHRLALAEEGPVALAAQVHADGFRAALVGLGGRIVATTPSRETVDADPAKVLGAAVDAGAELLRQTGRRCVGAGLAVPSAVTEPEGLALNPLHLAWPAGAPVREIFAERIRAAGLTGPAFAANDVNLAALAEHRHGAGRGARDLLCVATGHRGVGGALVLDGRLHTGSSGLALEVGHVTVNPEGGPCHCGSRGCLDVEADPLALLTTAGREPGPEGSLLQQANELIREEYGDPVVRSAAETLIDRLGLGLAGLVNILNPDRIILGGLHRTLLDADPDRLRAVVADRSLWGRSGGVPILACSLDHNSLVGAAELAWQPVLDDPLAALSPG; encoded by the coding sequence ATGAGCGGCAAGGCGGACCCCCGGCCTGCGGGGGAAGGGACCACGTCGAGGGCGCGGTTGGACCGGGGGCGCGGCGCGCTCGGCCCCGCGCTGGAGCTCGTGCACACGGGACGGGCGCCCACCCGCGCGGTGCTCACCGCCGAACTCGGCGTCACCCGCGCGACGGCCGGCGCGGTGGCCGCCGAGCTTGCGGCGCTGGGCCTGATCCGGGTGGACGCGCGGCCCGGCGCCGCCGCCGGTTCGCAGGGCCGCCCCTCGCACCGGCTCGCCCTCGCCGAGGAGGGCCCGGTCGCCCTCGCGGCCCAGGTCCACGCCGACGGGTTCCGGGCCGCGCTGGTCGGCCTCGGCGGGCGGATCGTCGCCACCACGCCCAGTCGCGAGACCGTCGACGCCGACCCCGCCAAGGTGCTCGGCGCCGCCGTCGACGCCGGCGCGGAACTGCTGCGGCAGACGGGCCGGCGCTGCGTCGGCGCCGGGCTCGCCGTACCCTCCGCGGTCACCGAACCCGAGGGACTCGCGCTGAACCCCCTGCACCTGGCGTGGCCGGCGGGGGCGCCCGTGCGGGAGATCTTCGCCGAGCGGATCCGCGCCGCCGGCCTCACCGGCCCCGCGTTCGCGGCCAACGACGTCAACCTCGCCGCCCTCGCCGAACACCGGCACGGCGCCGGACGCGGCGCCCGCGACCTGCTGTGCGTGGCCACCGGACACCGGGGCGTCGGCGGCGCGCTGGTGCTGGACGGCCGTCTGCACACGGGCAGTTCGGGCCTTGCCCTCGAGGTCGGGCACGTCACCGTCAACCCCGAGGGCGGCCCCTGCCACTGCGGCAGCCGTGGCTGCCTCGACGTCGAGGCCGACCCGCTCGCCCTGCTCACCACGGCCGGCCGGGAGCCGGGCCCCGAGGGCTCCCTGCTCCAGCAGGCCAACGAGCTGATCCGCGAGGAGTACGGCGACCCGGTCGTCCGCAGCGCCGCCGAAACCCTGATCGACCGGCTCGGCCTGGGCCTGGCCGGCCTGGTGAACATCCTCAACCCCGACCGCATCATCCTCGGCGGCCTGCACCGCACCCTCCTCGACGCCGACCCCGACCGCCTCCGCGCCGTCGTCGCCGACCGCAGCCTCTGGGGCCGCAGCGGCGGCGTCCCCATCCTCGCCTGCTCCCTCGACCACAACAGCCTGGTCGGCGCAGCCGAGTTGGCCTGGCAGCCGGTCCTCGACGACCCGCTGGCCGCATTGAGTCCCGGGTAA
- a CDS encoding alpha-ketoglutarate-dependent dioxygenase AlkB family protein, whose translation MDSELFPRERAQVAPGAVHVPDWLDETQQRELLAACRDWARPPAGLRTVRTPGGGTMTARQVCLGRHWYPYAYARTVADGDGAPVKPFPAWLGELGRRAVADALGPRETGRREAGKRAGGDEEAGEQEGAGSTAYDVALINFYDGDARMGMHRDADERSDAPVVSLSLGDTCVFRFGNTENRTRPYTDVELRSGDLFVFGGPSRLAYHGVPRVLPGTAPAGLGLTGRLNVTLRVSGFPDGT comes from the coding sequence ATGGACAGCGAGCTGTTTCCCCGGGAGCGCGCGCAGGTCGCACCGGGCGCGGTGCACGTGCCCGACTGGCTGGACGAGACGCAGCAGCGCGAGCTGCTGGCGGCCTGTCGCGACTGGGCGCGCCCACCGGCCGGCCTGCGCACGGTCCGCACCCCCGGCGGCGGCACGATGACCGCCCGCCAGGTCTGCCTGGGCCGGCACTGGTACCCGTACGCCTACGCCCGCACGGTCGCCGACGGGGACGGCGCGCCCGTCAAACCCTTCCCCGCCTGGCTGGGCGAGCTGGGCCGACGCGCGGTCGCCGACGCGCTCGGACCACGGGAAACCGGGCGGCGGGAGGCCGGGAAGCGGGCGGGCGGAGATGAGGAGGCCGGGGAACAGGAAGGCGCGGGGTCGACGGCGTACGACGTCGCGCTGATCAACTTCTACGACGGTGACGCCCGGATGGGCATGCACCGGGACGCCGACGAGCGGTCCGACGCGCCCGTCGTGTCCCTCAGCCTCGGCGACACCTGCGTCTTCCGCTTCGGCAACACCGAGAACCGGACCCGCCCCTACACCGACGTCGAGCTGCGCAGCGGCGACCTGTTCGTGTTCGGGGGGCCGTCCCGGCTCGCCTACCACGGGGTTCCGCGCGTCCTGCCGGGCACGGCGCCGGCCGGGCTGGGGCTGACCGGGCGGCTGAACGTCACCCTGCGGGTCAGTGGCTTCCCGGACGGCACCTGA
- a CDS encoding methyltransferase has translation MTTPWGEVSLARHPEDPRETLRAWDASDAYLLRHLVERDVPLTGAVVVLGDRWGALVTALAGRRPTQITDSWLGQEATRENLARAGVETGAVRLLTTQDPVPERIDVLLIRVPKSLALLEDQLLRLAPAVHTDTVVIAAGMVKEIHTSTLRLFERILGPTRTSLAEQKARLILCTPDPSLKRPANPWPHGYDLPDDIGGALAGRPVVNHAGVFCADRLDVGTRFFLQHLPATSGARRVVDLGCGNGIVGTAVALANPAAEVLFTDESFQAVASAEATYKANGVPGHAEFRVGDGLAGVADDSVDVVLNNPPFHSHQATTDATAWRMFTGARRALRPGGELWVVGNRHLGYHVKLKRLFGNSELVAGDRKFVVLRAVRQA, from the coding sequence ATGACGACGCCGTGGGGCGAGGTCTCGCTGGCCCGCCACCCCGAGGATCCACGCGAGACGCTGCGCGCCTGGGACGCTTCCGACGCGTACCTGCTCAGACACCTCGTGGAGCGGGACGTCCCCCTGACCGGCGCCGTGGTGGTGCTCGGCGACCGCTGGGGCGCGCTGGTCACGGCGCTCGCGGGGCGCCGTCCGACGCAGATCACCGACTCCTGGCTGGGGCAGGAGGCGACCCGGGAGAACCTCGCGCGGGCCGGCGTGGAGACCGGCGCCGTCCGGCTGCTGACCACCCAGGACCCGGTGCCGGAGCGGATCGACGTGCTCCTGATCAGGGTGCCGAAGAGCCTCGCGCTCCTGGAGGACCAGTTGCTGCGGCTGGCGCCCGCCGTGCACACGGACACGGTCGTCATCGCCGCCGGCATGGTGAAGGAGATCCACACCTCGACGCTGAGGCTGTTCGAGCGGATCCTCGGGCCGACCCGGACCTCCCTGGCCGAGCAGAAGGCCCGGCTGATCCTCTGCACCCCGGACCCGTCGCTGAAGCGCCCCGCCAACCCGTGGCCGCACGGCTACGACCTCCCCGACGACATCGGCGGCGCTCTCGCGGGCCGTCCGGTCGTCAACCACGCGGGCGTGTTCTGCGCCGACCGGCTGGACGTCGGCACCCGGTTCTTCCTCCAGCACCTGCCGGCGACGAGCGGCGCCCGCCGGGTCGTCGACCTGGGCTGCGGCAACGGGATCGTGGGTACGGCGGTGGCGCTGGCCAATCCGGCGGCCGAGGTGCTGTTCACGGACGAGTCGTTCCAGGCGGTGGCGTCGGCGGAGGCCACGTACAAGGCGAACGGGGTGCCGGGGCACGCCGAGTTCCGGGTCGGGGACGGACTGGCGGGGGTGGCGGACGACAGTGTGGACGTCGTGCTCAACAACCCGCCGTTCCACTCCCACCAGGCCACGACGGACGCGACGGCGTGGCGGATGTTCACCGGGGCCCGGCGCGCGCTGCGGCCGGGCGGCGAGCTGTGGGTGGTGGGCAACCGGCACCTGGGCTACCACGTGAAGCTGAAGCGGCTGTTCGGCAACAGTGAACTGGTCGCCGGTGACCGGAAGTTCGTGGTGCTGCGGGCGGTCAGGCAGGCGTGA
- a CDS encoding lysine N(6)-hydroxylase/L-ornithine N(5)-oxygenase family protein has protein sequence MWLPEGGDVTVKPPQLGSDTTHDVLGIGFGPSNLALAIAIEERNAQLPCEQRLDALFLERQPRFGWHRGMLIDDATMQVSFLKDLVTLRNPASDFSFLCFLRERGRLVDFLNQKTLFPLRVEFHEYFEWAAERVRHLVSYSHHVVAVDPVRDESGTVTCFDVVCRDPARPGRTLTRRARDLSVAVGLEPHVPPGIELSERVWHNSELLPRVAELATEGRPVRRAVVIGAGQSAAETVDYLHRSFPEAEICAVFAKYGYTPADDSPFANRIFDPEAVDVYFASPSEVKQSLFDYHRSTNYSVVDMELIESLYATSYREKVAGRERLRFLNVSRVRDVRQRTDGSLGIAVEFLPTGEEQVLDADLLVHATGYRPRDLTALLGEAAKVCLRDDGDAIRVTRDHRVETAPDVAAGIYLQGGTEHTHGLTSTLLSTTAVRAAEIHRSLLDRRGASL, from the coding sequence ATGTGGCTGCCTGAGGGAGGCGATGTCACGGTGAAACCACCGCAGTTGGGATCGGACACCACTCACGACGTCCTCGGAATAGGCTTCGGCCCGTCAAATCTCGCCCTCGCCATAGCGATCGAAGAACGAAACGCCCAACTCCCGTGCGAACAACGGCTGGACGCCCTGTTCCTGGAACGCCAACCGCGGTTCGGCTGGCACCGGGGCATGCTCATCGACGACGCCACCATGCAGGTGTCGTTCCTCAAGGACCTGGTGACCCTACGGAATCCGGCCAGCGACTTCAGCTTCCTGTGCTTCCTGCGAGAACGCGGCCGACTCGTCGACTTCCTGAACCAGAAGACCCTCTTCCCGTTGCGCGTCGAGTTCCACGAGTACTTCGAGTGGGCCGCCGAGCGGGTGCGCCACCTCGTGTCCTACAGCCACCATGTCGTCGCCGTCGACCCCGTACGCGACGAGTCCGGCACCGTGACCTGCTTCGACGTCGTCTGCCGGGATCCGGCCCGCCCCGGCCGGACGCTCACCCGGCGCGCCCGCGACCTCAGCGTGGCGGTCGGCCTGGAACCCCACGTGCCGCCGGGCATCGAACTCTCCGAACGCGTCTGGCACAACAGCGAGTTACTGCCCCGCGTGGCCGAACTCGCCACCGAGGGGCGGCCGGTGCGCCGTGCCGTGGTCATCGGGGCCGGACAGAGCGCCGCCGAGACGGTCGACTACCTGCACCGCTCCTTCCCCGAGGCCGAGATCTGCGCGGTGTTCGCCAAGTACGGCTACACCCCAGCCGACGACAGCCCGTTCGCCAACCGCATCTTCGACCCGGAGGCGGTGGACGTGTACTTCGCGTCGCCCTCCGAGGTGAAACAGTCCCTCTTCGACTACCACCGCTCCACCAACTACTCCGTCGTCGACATGGAGCTGATCGAGTCCCTGTACGCCACCTCCTACCGCGAGAAGGTCGCCGGCCGGGAGCGGCTGCGCTTCCTGAACGTCTCCCGCGTGCGCGACGTACGGCAGAGGACCGACGGCTCGCTCGGCATCGCCGTGGAGTTCCTGCCCACCGGCGAGGAGCAGGTGCTCGACGCCGACCTCCTCGTCCACGCCACCGGATACCGCCCACGGGACCTCACCGCGCTGCTCGGCGAGGCCGCCAAGGTGTGCCTGCGCGACGACGGGGACGCGATCCGCGTGACCCGCGACCACCGGGTCGAGACCGCTCCCGACGTCGCCGCCGGCATCTACCTCCAGGGCGGCACCGAGCACACCCACGGACTCACCTCGACCCTGCTGTCCACCACCGCGGTCCGCGCCGCGGAAATCCACCGCTCCCTGCTGGACCGTCGCGGCGCGTCCCTCTGA
- a CDS encoding methionyl-tRNA formyltransferase yields the protein MRVVMLGYQTWGHRTLQALIDSDHEVVLVLTHPKSDHAYEKIWDDNVAELAEKNDIPVLLRNRPGDADLLTAVRGARPDIIVANNWRTWLPPELFDLPPHGTLNIHDSLLPAYAGFSPLIWALINGEERVGVTAHRMNAELDAGEILIQRAVPVGPADTATDLFHRTVDLIAPIVRESLDLIAAGRDAGRWQSQDRSRASFFHKRAAEDSRIDWRWPADRLARLVRAQSDPYPNAFTHHRGQRLRIVSATVSEGRYGGTPGRIFIREGDGVVIVAGPDAHSGHHPGLLVRRLRTDDGIEYAAGDYFRTMGGYLTDRP from the coding sequence ATGCGCGTCGTCATGCTCGGGTACCAGACCTGGGGTCACCGCACACTCCAGGCCCTGATCGACTCCGACCACGAGGTCGTCCTCGTGCTCACCCACCCCAAGAGCGACCACGCCTACGAGAAGATCTGGGACGACAACGTCGCCGAACTCGCCGAGAAGAACGACATACCCGTCCTGCTGCGCAACCGCCCCGGCGACGCCGATCTCCTGACGGCCGTCCGCGGGGCCCGCCCGGACATCATCGTCGCGAACAACTGGCGCACCTGGCTGCCGCCCGAGCTGTTCGACCTTCCCCCGCACGGCACCCTCAACATCCATGACTCGCTGCTGCCCGCGTACGCCGGCTTCTCCCCCCTCATCTGGGCGCTGATCAACGGGGAGGAGCGGGTCGGGGTGACCGCGCACCGGATGAACGCCGAGCTCGACGCCGGGGAGATCCTGATCCAGCGCGCGGTGCCGGTCGGGCCCGCCGACACCGCGACCGACCTGTTCCACCGCACGGTCGACCTGATCGCGCCGATCGTGCGCGAGTCCCTCGACCTCATCGCCGCCGGCCGGGACGCCGGCCGGTGGCAGTCCCAGGACCGCAGCCGGGCGAGCTTCTTCCACAAGCGGGCGGCCGAGGACAGCCGCATCGACTGGCGCTGGCCCGCGGACCGTCTGGCACGGCTGGTGCGCGCCCAGTCGGACCCGTACCCCAACGCGTTCACCCACCACCGCGGACAGCGGCTGCGGATCGTCTCCGCGACGGTGTCCGAGGGCCGCTACGGCGGCACGCCCGGGCGGATCTTCATCCGGGAGGGCGACGGCGTGGTGATCGTGGCCGGACCCGACGCCCACAGCGGGCACCACCCGGGGCTCCTGGTGCGGCGGTTGCGCACGGACGACGGCATCGAGTACGCGGCGGGCGACTACTTCCGCACCATGGGCGGCTACCTCACCGACCGGCCGTGA
- a CDS encoding iron-siderophore ABC transporter substrate-binding protein: MSRKLLTALLTLPLAAGLTACGSVKDDEEKASSDKASADKAGTSSAAAFPVSIKHKFGDTKITKAPQRIVVIGGGGTDDIDALYALGITPVGISKDAFASDGVYPWLKDRIDAKKTTLLDTTNGVDFEKVAALQPDLILATSDFQLDKDYKNLAAVAPTIGYETAWGAQSWQEHVQVVGKAVGRTAEAAKVVAGTEAAVDKVKASHPALAGRTYSLSIGNTPAKIYTIASENDFAAKLMGELGLKLTPSITDIKTVNGSPTGELSYEQLDKLDADLVIIAFTTKDLQKAFESSALVKSMSAVKKGDYVVTDVETISQLRSPSAVGIPWALNNLEPGFAKFGK; encoded by the coding sequence ATGTCGAGAAAACTCCTCACGGCCCTTCTCACCCTCCCCCTGGCCGCCGGGCTGACCGCCTGCGGCTCCGTCAAGGACGACGAGGAGAAGGCCTCGTCGGACAAGGCCTCCGCGGACAAGGCCGGCACCTCCTCCGCCGCCGCGTTCCCGGTCAGCATCAAGCACAAGTTCGGCGATACGAAGATCACGAAGGCGCCGCAGCGCATCGTGGTGATCGGCGGCGGCGGTACCGACGACATCGACGCGCTCTACGCGCTGGGCATCACACCGGTCGGCATCTCCAAGGACGCCTTCGCCTCCGACGGCGTCTACCCGTGGCTCAAGGACAGGATCGACGCCAAGAAGACGACGCTCCTCGACACCACGAACGGCGTCGACTTCGAGAAGGTCGCCGCGCTCCAGCCGGACCTGATCCTCGCCACCTCCGACTTCCAGCTCGACAAGGACTACAAGAACCTCGCCGCGGTGGCGCCGACCATCGGCTACGAGACCGCCTGGGGCGCACAGTCCTGGCAGGAGCACGTGCAGGTGGTCGGCAAGGCCGTCGGCAGGACGGCCGAGGCCGCGAAGGTCGTCGCCGGCACCGAGGCCGCCGTCGACAAGGTCAAGGCGAGCCATCCGGCGCTGGCGGGCAGGACCTACAGCCTGTCCATCGGCAACACCCCCGCCAAGATCTACACGATCGCCTCCGAGAACGACTTCGCGGCCAAGCTGATGGGCGAGCTGGGGCTGAAGCTGACCCCCTCCATCACCGATATCAAGACGGTCAACGGCTCGCCCACCGGCGAACTGTCCTACGAGCAGCTCGACAAGCTCGACGCCGACCTCGTGATCATCGCGTTCACCACGAAGGACCTGCAGAAGGCGTTCGAGTCGAGCGCGCTGGTCAAGAGCATGTCCGCGGTGAAGAAGGGCGATTACGTGGTCACCGACGTCGAGACGATCAGCCAGCTCCGCAGCCCCTCCGCGGTCGGCATCCCCTGGGCGCTGAACAACCTGGAGCCCGGGTTCGCCAAGTTCGGCAAGTAG